CGTTCCCCTTAAGGAGATGTTCGGGTACTCCACTGATCTGCGGTCATATACCCAGGGGAGGGCCACATTCAGTATGCAGTTTGATCAGTATGAACGCGTTCCAGCGAGCCTGGCGGATAAAATTCAGAAAAGCAGGGGGTAGGTATGGCCAAAGAGAAGTATGCCCGGAGTAAGCCGCACGTGAACATAGGGACCGTGGGCCATATAGACCACGGCAAGACGACGCTTACGGCAG
The sequence above is a segment of the Desulfovermiculus halophilus DSM 18834 genome. Coding sequences within it:
- a CDS encoding GTP-binding protein, whose translation is MAKEKYARSKPHVNIGTVGHIDHGKTTLTA